CGCTGATCTTTTGAATGGCTTCCAGCTGATGACCACAGGAAGCGCATTGATAGTCGTACATGGGCATGGGGGGCGTCTCGGCAATCCAGATTACTGCTTGAACTACAGCCAGAGCCCACGCCAAAGCCCGGGCTACGTAGCAAAGAGCGGGATTATATCCATTAAATCGGCCCTGTGCAGCCGTATGACCCCATCGCGGGCGTCACCGACCGTCAGGCATCTATCCGGGCTGCAACCCCGGAAGGTCTGGAGAACGCAGGTGCTGCCTGCTGGTCGAGGGTGCGAACGGCGTACGGGACGCCATTCGCAAGAGCGGGCTTAACGGTTTTCCAGCAGAGAGCGCAGCATCCACGCGGTTTTTTCATGCACCTGCATGCGCTGGGTCAGCAGATCCGCCGTGGGCTCGTCGCTGACCTTGTCCAGCAACGGAAAGATGCCCCGGGCGGTGCGGGTCACTGCTTCCTGGCCGGCGACCAGTTGCTTGATCATTTCCTCGGCGGCAGGCACCCCTTCCTCTTCCTTGATCGAAGACAGCCGGGCATAGATGGAATAGGCCCCCGGAGCCGGGAAGCCCA
The DNA window shown above is from Pseudomonas protegens CHA0 and carries:
- a CDS encoding Dps family protein; its protein translation is MAIDIGISEEDRKSIVDGLSRLLSDTYVLYLKTHNFHWNVTGPQFRTLHLMFEEQYNELALAVDLIAERIRALGFPAPGAYSIYARLSSIKEEEGVPAAEEMIKQLVAGQEAVTRTARGIFPLLDKVSDEPTADLLTQRMQVHEKTAWMLRSLLENR